The window CGGCGGTCAGCCTGGACACAAAGGCCATACCCTTGAAATGACATCCTCCCCGGACATAATAGAAAACCACATCCCTTTATTCTGTACCTGCTGTGGTGGTGATCTGTCGGCGGTTCCAGCAGAACTGTCCTCCAAAAGACAGGTCCTGGATCTTCCTGTGATTAAAGTGGTATGTACCGAGCATAGAATCTTTTCCAAAAACTGTTCCTGTGGAGAAAAGATCAGTGGGTCATTCCCTGACAATATCAATGCCCCCATACAGTACGGGAGCGGTGTTGAAACCATTGTCGGTTATCTGCATGCCAGACAGTATGTTCCCTATAGAAGGATGAAAGAACTTCTCAGGGACTGCTTCGGTATTAATCTCAGCGAGGGGAGTATCGATAACATTATCGGTAGGTTTGCCCGCAAGTCTGCACCAATATATGCAAAGATAAAGACGGCAGTCTCTAAAAGTCCTGTGATAGGAGCTGACGAGACTGGGGCTAAAGTGGATGGAAACAAACAGTGGGTCTGGACTTATCAGACCGAGGAACTCACCCTGTTAGCTATATCTGAATCACGTGGACTTAAGGCGATGAATACACATTTTCCCGATGGGTTCGGAAAGGCAGTATTGTGCCACGATGCATGGAGGGCATACTTCAACTATTCGGAAAACCTGCACCAGCTCTGTTGTGCACATCTGCTTAGGGAGCTCAACTACATTGTTGAACGCTATAAATCTAAATGGGCTGACAGCCTTAGGGCCCTGTTCAGGGAAGCTATCTCACTGAAGAGAAAACTCAAAAAACTACCAGATCCAGAGAATAGCAGGAGTATTGCTTCCATTGAAGAGAAGATGGATAACCTACTCGCCCAACCTGTAGAGTCAAAACATAAAGAAGCAGTATCCCTACAAAAAAGACTCCTGAAATACAGAAAGTCACTTTTTACTTTTCTCTATCACCAAAAAGTACCACCGGATAACAATGCCTCTGAAAGAGCCATACGCAACATCAAGGTGAAACAAAAAATATCAGGACAGTTCAAATCCAACAATGGAGCTGAAAACTTCTGTGTTATAAGATCCGTCGTGGATACCCTGATCAAACGTTCGGGAAATATCTTAGAAAATCTAAATCATATAGCTAATTTACAACCTGAGTAGTTACGGATGCTTTAATGGAAAAGGAATTTTTGGAAGAAATCAAGAAATTCTGTACCAACATATCCAATCACTTTCCCAATAGCAGGCTACCTATGAAGAAGCTCCCTTGGATTGCTTTGAAGAATCATTTGCATGATAAAAGTTATCCTCCAGGTGAAGAACTCAAATCTTCATTGGAAAGGGAAAGGAAAAGTAGGATGATATTAGAAGGGTTGGTAGTTGCCTATGAATTGATAGGGGAACTGGATTGGAAAATATACAGAGTTTATGAAGAAGGGGATATTGTTGTGGACTTGGACTCACTCAGGTCAGGGAATCCCTCTGCCATCAGGTTTCAGGCTTATACAAAAGTGAGATTAGCAGAACTTTCCAATAAGAATGAATTGCTTCTCCTTAAAAAACATCCTAGTATGAATCAACTTTCTGCATTGATTAATCAATTTATGTATAGTAGAGAAGCAGCTTTTGCAAAACTATTAAGCATGTCTAACTTTGAGAAATACAACACTTTTTTGATCAATTATAGGAAAACTGCAAAGACTCTCAAAGTTCAAGAAATGGCAGAATTACTCAATTTCAGTATTTCTACTTTTAAAAGGCTGAGAAAACGGAAGGACTGAAATTTACTCGATGACTTAAACAGTGGTGTTCCAATCCTGATTTAGGTTATATGTAATTTAATTTTGCTTTAAATTTATATTTTATTGTATTTTGTTTATTTAAATAGGGGGTTAATGTCTCTTATTTGATTTTATCATATAAAAAAAATTAAATTAATTTGACTTTTTCAATTTCTTGATTTTAAATTTATAGTAGGCCTTCTGTTTTTCTAGTCTTATCAGGGTGAGAAGGGTTTGACTTTCCCTATGGACATTCTAAAGTTCAATTATTCAATTATTTAATGTTAAAATTATGGAGAAGGAAAAAATGATGCTTGATTTAAAAGCCAAGCTAGACTGTTTAGCTGTAGTAAATGTTGAAGCTTACCAAAAGCTGATGGAATTCATGGAATTTAAAGCCTTCAAAAAAGGAGACCTGATTCGGAAAGCCGGTGAGCAAGAACATTATTCCTACTATCTTTTTGAGGGAGTCTTGGCATTTGAGAAGAATGAAAGGATGGTAAGGCTATTTTTTGAAGACCAGGTTGTTTTTGATTTACATGCCTACCAATCTGGCCTGCCAAGCCAATACAGTATTGTTGCACTCAAAGATGGAATCATGTCTCGACTCTCTCACAATGATGAATTGGAGGTGTTGAATAAACTCCCTGAATTCAATAACCTATCTCAGGCTTTGCAGCAAAAAGCAAAAAATGCAGATGACCTTTGGGTTCTGATTTCTCAAAAGCACTATAGAGATGCTTATGCTTTACTCAATAGATACTTCAAAGGATTTTTTAGAGAACTTACACCGGACCAGCTCGCCCAGTTGTTTAACTTGGACAAGAGGACGATCAGCAGACACAATAAATACCTACATCAAATCAAAGAATTACCTGTTGCCAAAGTCAAAATGGGGGAGATCCTGACTTATGACTTCTTTTCTTCTTTGCACTTGGATGCGAAGTTGATCACAGACAAAGTTGTCGCATGGCTCAAGAACCAAAAGCTACTCACAAACTCCAATCAAATCAGGAAATTTAGAGAGAACAAAATGACTTACCTCGCAGCCAGGCTATATCCGGAAGCTTCTCCTCAAAAAAGTATTTGGATAGGAAAATTGTATGCATGGCTTTTCCTCATGGATGATTACACTGACAAGTTGCCCAAAGGGAAAAAGTTGAACTTTTGGGCCATAATGGGAGATGAGGTAGGGAATATCATGGATCCTTACTATCAGGCACCGTTAGTAAATCAAAATGTATTTATAAGCGCTTTTGAAGATTTGTGGAAAGCTTTTTCAAATTTGAATGCAGAATGGTTTAGAGCACATTTGAGAAATGAAATGCTTGCCTATTTGGTGAGTAACCTTTGGGAAGCTAGGAATAGAGATTTTGATAGAATACCTCCTCTGGAAGAATACTTAGCTAAAAGACCCTATTTCTCTGGGGGAAGGATGGCTTTGGAGTTGATTCCTTTATGTCTTGCTGGAGATCCTGAAGATGTAAAATGGTCCTGGGAAAAATTGGAAACACTTAGAAAGCTTGCAGCTGAATTGATTTTTATCAGCAATGATATTCTTTCTTATCATAAAGAGGCTGAAATCAATGATTTTCACAACTGGATAGCGTTGTTGATGGAGCATCAGCAGTTGAGTAGAAATGAAGCCATGGACGAGTTACTTCAAAGACATGATCAAGTACTCCATACTTTTGAATCCAAAATCAAACTTTACACAGGGAATTACAGACCTGAAGAAGCTTTGATGCTTACCTTAATCAAAAATCTTAAGTTCCAGGTAAGTGGAGCCGTAACTTGGTCTGTGGAGGATACCAAGCGCTATCTTCCTGAAAAAGAAAAATTGGATGAGCCAGTGAGGTTAAAAAGACTTGCTTAGCCAAGTTGTAAGTTTTGTTTTGTTATCGGTTCAATCCTGCTATCGGTGAATTGATTTTCAGATCATAAATAAACAGGTTTAATTTAAAGCAGAAAATTATGTTGAGGGAACACGCTAAAGATTTGATTTCAAATCTTGAACAGGAAATTAGTATGCTGACATTAGAGGACAGCAATAGATTACAACAACTGGAAAAGGCCTTTCATTTAGCCGAAAAGGCAGTAATATCCATGAGATCCTATTTGGACACCTATAAATTTCAATCTGAAGAAGAAGAAATCTCTTTTTTCAAACTGATCAATCCGCTCTTGCTCAAAGAAGCATTTTATTATGCAGAACTCTTTGCAGTTGAATCCAATAAACCGCTAGGGAGTAATAAAAAAATCAGGTCTTACTATAGTAAAGCCATCAGAAGGATAGTCAAGATGCTCGGGAAACATAAACATTTGTATAATTATGTCAACCTAAACGAAAGCAAGTTCGATCACTTTTACTTTCTGAGAAATTCAGAAAATAATCTGAAACAACCAACAGGAGAACTCCTGTATATGGATACAAAATATGTCACTTTACAGAGCTATAACTTGGGTAAAATTTATGCTTGGATTCAAGTAGTTGAACAATTACAGGAGGATATTTTACTGCTTGATGGACAACAGGGAATCAGTACTTCAGTAAAACAAGGATTAACTTGGACTGCACCAAAAGTGCAGCTAATAGAATTGATTTATGCACTCAAAGCATCAGGAGTTTTCAACAATGGAAATGCAGATATCAAACAGATAGCAAATGCTTTAGGATGTCTTTTTGATAAAAAACTGACCGACTATTACAGGACTTTCCAAGAGATTAGAGGAAGGAAAAAAAGCCGAACTGTCTTCTTGGATATCATGCAAGAAAGACTCGTGAAATGGATGGAAGAAGGGGAGGGGCTCAATTGAAGAAGTGTGCCTAATCAATAAAAAACAAAAGAATATGAAATCAAAAATTATAATAATTGTAATTGTCATTTTAGCGTTTAGCGCTTGCAAAAGTGCTCCTGAAAAAGCTGCAAAGAATTTCACAGAAAATTTATTTACAGGGAAAATTGAAGAGGCTAAAAAGTATGCGACTGAATCCACGGTATTTATGTTGGATTTAGGTTTGAGTACAGGAGCAATACCCCTTGATCCTAATTTTAAATTCAAAATGGTAAATGATTCTATAGTTCAAAAACAGGCTTGGGTCACTTTTATTGATCATAAAGGCAACAAAGACAAACTGATGTTAGTCAAAATTGACTCTAAATGGCTGGTGCATTTAGATTTTAGTATGTAGTTAGAAAAAAATAATATTTAGAGAGAATTTAGGTTATAGTCAGATTGGATTTCTCCATTCTGACTATAATCATTTAAGTTATTATTTTGGAATTATACTACATAATTTGAAATAAAAAGCTTAACACATTACCCTGAACAAAATCTTTAGTTCCCCAAGTATATGTTAAGGGTATAAATTTCACACTAAATTTTTCAGAATATACATAAGAAAAGGAAAGTCCCGTTTCGAGCCCCAATCTGTAAAAATTGACTGGCTCTTCATCAAAGACTACACCACCAGACCTGAGGCCAGTAGCCCAAATAAAAGAAGGACCAACAAATGGAGAAATTTTAATCTTTTTTGTAGAGACAATATCATAATTAATATGAGTTGCAAGTGATACCGTGGTGTAGAATTCTGGTAAAAATTCTAGATATTGTTTATCTGTTAACAAATTTCCTTGTAAAGTAGGTGTTAAAGAAATCCTATCTTTAAGATAAATTTGACGCTGAATAATTGCTCCAAAGCCCCTATATTCTTCGAGTGCTGAAGGACTAAATTGACTGATTACTCTAGACCCACCAAGATAAACTTGAGAATATGAGTTTTGGCTCAAAGAGATAAAGATTATAAAAATCGATAAGGTTTTTAAGATTTTAATCATTGCTATATTTTATAAGATAAAATTATTATTTAACGTTCTGTTTTAAAACAATATGTATTGAGAAAACTACTAACTATTAATTTCCCAGGTTTGTTATCTTTAGAGGGAATTACTGCCATACTACCAAAACTTGAGAAAACTTCTTCATCTGGACTTGAGATTTTCCACAACCTCTTTCCAGTATTCAAATCAAAAGCATTTAAATACCCGGTTCCTCTGTCTACAAAATAAAGAATATCACGATAAATATGAATGTTCTCGGCATGACCTCCTTCTTCTTTCCTTTCCCAAATAGTTTTTCCTGTTTCAGGGTCTATTTTCATCACTCGTGCATATGGACCAGCGTAATTGATTGCTATTAATTCATTTTTATAGTTTTCAAAAGTAAAAATTCCATCACCATTAAAAATATCAAAATCATTTTTTATCCACTTTATTTCTCCAGTGTTCTTATCGATTCCATAGAATGTTGCATTACTGTTTAGAACAATAATATTTCCAAATAACACTGGTCTAGCATTGACATGAGAATAACTTATTTCTCCAATTTTTAATTTCTCAATAATATATTTTTTCTGGGTAAGGTTATAAGAAGAAAAATAATTAACTATCTGATTTTGATAAATGTCAACAAATTCAGTAAAACCAAAACTAATAATTAAATCACCAAATTCCTCGTAAAGTAAAACTTCTCCAACAAATCCATATGCTTCTTGAAAGTTTTGAATTGAGTCTAATTCGGGAATTAGAACAGTTTGCCAATCAGAAGTATAAGCCTGACCTTCAATGATTTGCGGAATATGAAAATTGTTGTCTAATCTACCGAATCCATAGTAATAATTTTCACCATAAACCTTTAGCCCATGAGTAATATCCATACCTCTTCTTTCATCAGTCCAAACAGTCTTTCCGTTTGAGATATCAATGCACATATAATACAATCCATCACTTAAAAGAAGTAAATTATCTTTTTGATTTATGCCATATTCACTTCTGTTAAATGACGCTACAGGCCATTCACCTAGAAACTCATTCCAACGCCATTTTTCACGACCTGTATCGAGATCGAGTGCAAGTAACAAATCCTCATTTTCACCTGAGTTTCCAGCCACAACAACATGATTGTCATAAACAGCAGCACCTACCCCAGGCCAAATTAACTTTCCATTTCCTGAATTATGTTCCCAAATGGGTTCTTTGCCGATAATTAAGCCTTCAGAATCTGTTTTTACCCTTTCGACAAAATCATCCTCAAAATTGCAAGAAAAAAGAAAAATCAGTCCACAAATAATTTTTATGGACTGATTTAAGGTTCTTTTAATCATCTTCTACTTGTTTGAAAGAAAGCTCCATGATTTCCATCAAAAACATTTCTTAATAAAAGGTTTGTATTTGGATGTATACCCATTTCCAAATGATTAGCTCCTGTTAGACGTAATTCGCTTCCACCCCAATTTGACAATTGACCTACTTGTGAAGATTTTTTGATAAATCCATCACTAGACTGATTAACCCAAATTTGATATGTAAATGTTTGATATTCCCATCTGCAATCGTCACAATATAAATCAAAGCAATCATCTCCAGCATATGGGGCAAATTCCAAAGGATTTCTTCCATTACAAACATAAACAGGCTCTGTAACTGAGATTGTCTGTAATTCACTCGCTCCGATTAGCCTGTTCCATGCAACCTCCCAACCTCTAACTAAATAATCGTTACCTGCATTCCATGCATCTCTTTCCCTCCTTCTTCGGTCTCTGCATGAACTATTGCAGAAAGGCCATCCACCAATGGTAATTCCATCAGCTGCACTTTTATAAGCAATTGCAACCTGATTATAAGAGCCTAGTAATAAATTTGTGAAATTTGTATCGAATGTTATTGTTGATAAGAATAGTCTTAAATGTGAAGGGCTTGTAACCTCTCCAAAAACTTTCAGTTTTGGGCGATTAGAATTAAAATTACTGTAACTACTCAGGTACATTATTTACTGACCAATATTCAAGTATTTGGAGTCTTGTTGCCCTCTGTGGTGTATTGATGCGTATTTGTATGTGAATGTACGAAAATCAGCTTTAAAGTTGGTTTATCCACATTTTTTTGTGGGGAAAAACAGCGTGGATTATTGGTATTCATGGGATTATGTGCTGATATTCAGGAAACATTTCTATAGTATATTGGACCACAGGGATACGCTTATTCAGGAACTGATCAAGATGAACCTCCAGCTTATGGAGCAGGTCAAGTCTTTAAAATCTAGGGTATCCGATTTGGAAAATGAGCTTGCCCGTTACCGTAATCCCAAAAACAGCCGCAACAGCTCGGTTCCCCCTTCAAAAGACGAGAACCGCCCCAAAAAAAATCAGAGTCTCCGTCAGGATACAGGGCGCAAAACCGGCGGTCAGCCTGGACACAAAGGCCATACCCTTGAAATGACATCCTCCCCGGACATAATAGAAAACCACATCCCTTTATTCTGTACCTGCTGTGGTGGTGATCTGTCGGCGGTTCCAGCAGAACTGTCCTCCAAAAGACAGGTCCTGGATCTTCCTGTGATTAAAGTGGTATGTACCGAGCATAGAATCTTTTCCAAAAACTGTTCCTGTGGAGAAAAGATCAGTGGGTCATTCCCTGACAATATCAATGCCCCCATACAGTACGGGAGCGGTGTTGAAACCATTGTCGGTTATCTGCATGCCAGACAGTATGTTCCCTATAGAAGGATGAAAGAACTTCTCAGGGACTGCTTCGGTATTAATCTCAGCGAGGGGAGTATCGATAACATTATCGGTAGGTTTGCCCGCAAGTCTGCACCAATATATGCAAAGATAAAGACGGCAGTCTCTAAAAGTCCTGTGATAGGAGCTGACGAGACTGGGGCTAAAGTGGATGGAAACAAACAGTGGGTCTGGACTTATCAGACCGAGGAACTCACCCTGTTAGCTATATCTGAATCACGTGGACTTAAGGCGATGAATACACATTTTCCCGATGGGTTCGGAAAGGCAGTATTGTGCCACGATGCATGGAGGGCGTACTTCAACTATTCGGAAAATCTGCACCAGCTTTGTTGTGCACATCTGCTTAGGGAGCTCAACTACATTGTTGAACGCTATAAATCTAAATGGGCTGACAGCCTTAGGGCCCTGTTCAGGGAAGCTATCTCACTAAAGAGAAAACTCAAAAAACTACCGGATACAGAGAATAGCAGGAGTATTGCTTCCATTGAAGAGAAGATGGATAACCTACTCGCCCAACCTGTAGAGTCAAAACATAAAGAAGCAGTATCCCTACAAAAAAGACTCCTGAAATACAGAAAGTCACTTTTTACTTTTCTCTATCACCAAAAAGTACCACCGGATAACAATGCCTCTGAAAGAGCCATACGCAACATCAAGGTGAAACAAAAAATATCAGGACAGTTCAAATCCAACAATGGAGCTGAAAACTTCTGTGTTATAAGATCCGTCGTGGATACCCTGATCAAACGTTCGGGAAATATCTTAGAAAATCTAAATCATATAGCTAATTTACAACCTGAGTAGTTACAAATTACTTATTGAATTAAAATAATTACTGTTTTCTGCCAAATCTTGAATTGTTTGATCATTGGGATCATAGATATCTAAAATTGTTTGCTCAAAACCTTCAGTTAGAT is drawn from Belliella baltica DSM 15883 and contains these coding sequences:
- a CDS encoding terpene synthase family protein; the protein is MEKEKMMLDLKAKLDCLAVVNVEAYQKLMEFMEFKAFKKGDLIRKAGEQEHYSYYLFEGVLAFEKNERMVRLFFEDQVVFDLHAYQSGLPSQYSIVALKDGIMSRLSHNDELEVLNKLPEFNNLSQALQQKAKNADDLWVLISQKHYRDAYALLNRYFKGFFRELTPDQLAQLFNLDKRTISRHNKYLHQIKELPVAKVKMGEILTYDFFSSLHLDAKLITDKVVAWLKNQKLLTNSNQIRKFRENKMTYLAARLYPEASPQKSIWIGKLYAWLFLMDDYTDKLPKGKKLNFWAIMGDEVGNIMDPYYQAPLVNQNVFISAFEDLWKAFSNLNAEWFRAHLRNEMLAYLVSNLWEARNRDFDRIPPLEEYLAKRPYFSGGRMALELIPLCLAGDPEDVKWSWEKLETLRKLAAELIFISNDILSYHKEAEINDFHNWIALLMEHQQLSRNEAMDELLQRHDQVLHTFESKIKLYTGNYRPEEALMLTLIKNLKFQVSGAVTWSVEDTKRYLPEKEKLDEPVRLKRLA
- a CDS encoding RteC domain-containing protein, producing the protein MLREHAKDLISNLEQEISMLTLEDSNRLQQLEKAFHLAEKAVISMRSYLDTYKFQSEEEEISFFKLINPLLLKEAFYYAELFAVESNKPLGSNKKIRSYYSKAIRRIVKMLGKHKHLYNYVNLNESKFDHFYFLRNSENNLKQPTGELLYMDTKYVTLQSYNLGKIYAWIQVVEQLQEDILLLDGQQGISTSVKQGLTWTAPKVQLIELIYALKASGVFNNGNADIKQIANALGCLFDKKLTDYYRTFQEIRGRKKSRTVFLDIMQERLVKWMEEGEGLN
- a CDS encoding PQQ-binding-like beta-propeller repeat protein; this translates as MIKRTLNQSIKIICGLIFLFSCNFEDDFVERVKTDSEGLIIGKEPIWEHNSGNGKLIWPGVGAAVYDNHVVVAGNSGENEDLLLALDLDTGREKWRWNEFLGEWPVASFNRSEYGINQKDNLLLLSDGLYYMCIDISNGKTVWTDERRGMDITHGLKVYGENYYYGFGRLDNNFHIPQIIEGQAYTSDWQTVLIPELDSIQNFQEAYGFVGEVLLYEEFGDLIISFGFTEFVDIYQNQIVNYFSSYNLTQKKYIIEKLKIGEISYSHVNARPVLFGNIIVLNSNATFYGIDKNTGEIKWIKNDFDIFNGDGIFTFENYKNELIAINYAGPYARVMKIDPETGKTIWERKEEGGHAENIHIYRDILYFVDRGTGYLNAFDLNTGKRLWKISSPDEEVFSSFGSMAVIPSKDNKPGKLIVSSFLNTYCFKTER
- a CDS encoding cAMP-binding protein; this translates as MEKEFLEEIKKFCTNISNHFPNSRLPMKKLPWIALKNHLHDKSYPPGEELKSSLERERKSRMILEGLVVAYELIGELDWKIYRVYEEGDIVVDLDSLRSGNPSAIRFQAYTKVRLAELSNKNELLLLKKHPSMNQLSALINQFMYSREAAFAKLLSMSNFEKYNTFLINYRKTAKTLKVQEMAELLNFSISTFKRLRKRKD
- the tnpC gene encoding IS66 family transposase, which produces MGKNSVDYWYSWDYVLIFRKHFYSILDHRDTLIQELIKMNLQLMEQVKSLKSRVSDLENELARYRNPKNSRNSSVPPSKDENRPKKNQSLRQDTGRKTGGQPGHKGHTLEMTSSPDIIENHIPLFCTCCGGDLSAVPAELSSKRQVLDLPVIKVVCTEHRIFSKNCSCGEKISGSFPDNINAPIQYGSGVETIVGYLHARQYVPYRRMKELLRDCFGINLSEGSIDNIIGRFARKSAPIYAKIKTAVSKSPVIGADETGAKVDGNKQWVWTYQTEELTLLAISESRGLKAMNTHFPDGFGKAVLCHDAWRAYFNYSENLHQLCCAHLLRELNYIVERYKSKWADSLRALFREAISLKRKLKKLPDTENSRSIASIEEKMDNLLAQPVESKHKEAVSLQKRLLKYRKSLFTFLYHQKVPPDNNASERAIRNIKVKQKISGQFKSNNGAENFCVIRSVVDTLIKRSGNILENLNHIANLQPE
- the tnpC gene encoding IS66 family transposase translates to MGKNSVDYWYSWDYVLIFRKHFYSILDHRDTLIQELIKMNLQLMEQVKSLKSRVSDLENELARYRNPKNSRNSSVPPSKDENRPKKNQSLRQDTGRKTGGQPGHKGHTLEMTSSPDIIENHIPLFCTCCGGDLSAVPAELSSKRQVLDLPVIKVVCTEHRIFSKNCSCGEKISGSFPDNINAPIQYGSGVETIVGYLHARQYVPYRRMKELLRDCFGINLSEGSIDNIIGRFARKSAPIYAKIKTAVSKSPVIGADETGAKVDGNKQWVWTYQTEELTLLAISESRGLKAMNTHFPDGFGKAVLCHDAWRAYFNYSENLHQLCCAHLLRELNYIVERYKSKWADSLRALFREAISLKRKLKKLPDPENSRSIASIEEKMDNLLAQPVESKHKEAVSLQKRLLKYRKSLFTFLYHQKVPPDNNASERAIRNIKVKQKISGQFKSNNGAENFCVIRSVVDTLIKRSGNILENLNHIANLQPE